The following is a genomic window from Niveispirillum cyanobacteriorum.
GGACGCTGTCGGGTGTCTTGACGACGTTTACGCCCTCGGCCTTCAGCGCCTCCAGATCGGCGGAATAGCGGTCCATGGCCTTCCAGGCCATGTCGGCGGATGATGCCTCTGCGGCAACGCGCAGGATGGTCTGCATCTCTTCGGGCAGACTGTCGTACCGCTTCTTATTAAAGATGATCTCGAACATCTCCGCGACTGGTGGTAGGAGCCGACCATATAGGTGCGGGTGACGTTCTGGAACCCCAGCGCCCGGTCGGAGGAGGGGTTGTTGAATTCCGCTCCGTCCAGCAGCCCCCGGTCCAGGGCCGGCACGATATCGCCCGCCCCATCACCGTGACGGCCACCCCATCTCGCGCGCCAGTTCGGCGGCCAGCCCCACGGTGCGGTAGCGCATGCCCTGCATATCTGCCGGCCCGGTGATTTCGCGTCGGAACCAGCCCAGCGGCTGGCTGGGCATGGGGCCGGTGAGAAAGCCGACAAGGTCGAGCTTCAGCACCTGCTGCACCAACTCGTCATAAAGCGCCTGACCGCCGCCATATTTCACCCAGCCCAGCACATGGTCGGCCTTCCAGCCCAGCGCCGGGGGCGTGCCGAACAGGGAGAAGGCAGGGTGGCGGTTATACCAATAGGCGGTAACGCCGTGCCCACCATCCAGTGTGCCCTTCACCACCGCGTCCTGCAATTGCAGCGGCCCGACCACGGCACCCGATGGCAGCATGTCCAGGCGCAGCCGCCCACCCGCCAGCTTGTTGACCAGACTGGCATAATCGCCGGCGAATTCATGGAAGATGTCGCGGGCGGGCCATGTGGATTGGAAGCGGAGGCTGACCGTCTGCGCACGCGAGACATTGGCATGGCGATGCCCGCCACCGCAATGCCGGCGGCGGCCCCGCCCGCCCCCGTGATGAAGCGCCGCCGTGAGGCCCGTTCCGGCGTCTCTGCCGCTGCCGTCGCTGGGCATTGGATGGGCTGCTTCATGCGGCGGAACCTCCCGGCTTAACTCCTTTGATGGCGGGGATGGTAAACGCGAAGCGTGCCGCGTTCAAATTCCCGTGCATCGCACAAATGAATCTCGCGACTGCACAGTCGACCTGACCGAAAGAACCATCTCGAAAGGATGGTTAACGGGTGGTCCCGCGCGAATTTGCCCATCCGTGGGATGGGGGAATTATGGTAGGGTGACCTATTGCTTTCGTTTGGAGTCTTTCGACAGTGACCGTGCCCACCGATACCGGACGCAATCCTGCGCGCCCTGCCGCCGACACGATGGCGGACGACAAGATCCAGTACAGCACCATGATCCCCTTCATATTGGTCCATATTGCGTGCTTCGGCGCCATCTGGACCGGTGTGGCCTGGGAACATGTGGTTCTCGCCCTGGTCCTGTACGGCGCCCGCATGTTCGGCATCACGGGTGGGTATCACCGTTACTTCTCCCACCGCTCCTACAAGACGGGCCGGGTGGTGCAGTTCCTGCTGGCCTTCCTCGCGCAAAGTTCGGCCCAGCGTGGGGCGCTGTGGTGGGCGGCGACGCATCGCCATCACCATAAATATTCCGACACGGAACATGATGTGCACTCGCCCCGCCATAAGGGCTTCTTCTATTCGCACATGGGCTGGATCTTCACGGAAAAGCACAATGGGGCGGATTACAAGACCATCGGCGACCTGACGAAATTCCCGGAACTGGTCTGGCTGGATAAATACTACTATCTGCCGCCGGTCCTGCTGGGCTTTGCCACCTGGGCCTTGTTCGGCTGGGGCGGTCTGGTCGTCGGCTTCCTGTGGAGCACGGTGGCGCTCTACCATGCCACCTTCTGCATCAATTCGCTGGCCCATGTGCTGGGCCGTCCGCGTTACCTGACGGGCGACGACAGCCGCAACAACTGGGCACTGGCCATCGCCACTATGGGCGAGGGCTGGCACAACAACCACCATCACTATCAATCGGCGGCCCGTCAGGGCTTCCGCTGGTGGGAGATCGACACCTCCTATTACATCATCAAGGCCATGCAGGCCGTGGGTCTGGTCTGGGACGTGCACGAGCCGCCGGCATCAGTGGTCCGCAACGAACAGCGCCTGGGCACCAAGGTGATTGAGGCCGCCGCCGCGCAGCTGGCCGCCAGCTTCCAGGTGGAAAAGCTGACCCAGCAGGTGCGTGAGGCCCTGGCCCATACGCCCACCCTGGCCGAAATTGAGGAACGAGTGCGTCAGGCCCGTGATCAGGCCAAGGTCCGGGTGGAGGCGCTGGTCGCCAATATCCACCTGCCGCATTTGCCGACCACTGATGAACTGCGTCAACGCGCATCGAACATGTTCGTCCGTACCCCCAGCATGGATGACATTGTGGAGCGTGCGCGCCAGATCCTCGTGGCCAATATCTGCACACGTCTGGCCGCCGTTCCGGCCTGATTGCCCAGGATGGAGTACATGGCCGGCGCCGTCGGTGCCGGCCATCACAATTGTTCCCTATGGGTGCTGCATATCCGACCCGTTGAATTACCTCGGGCTTTCCCCTTCCCTTCGCGGGTGCGGGACGTTAATTTACGTCCCTAGGGGCGCCTTTCGACGATATGGATTTATGAACATGACCCGTTTTACCACCAGCCTGCTGCTTTCCGCAGCGCTGATCGCCGCGCCGGCAACGGCCCTGGCCCAGTCGACCACGGCCGCCCCGGCTGCTGATGCTCCGCGCGTCACCGGTGCCGCCGCCGGCGCCAACAAGGCCTCTTTCTTCGCCTCCGGTAACCTGATCCCGCTGGCCGGTGTTGCCGCTGTGGCGGCTGCTGGCGTTATCGCCGCGACCGTTGGCGGTGGTGATGATGAAAGCGGCCCGCCGGTCGCCACCAGCACCACGACCTCGACGACGACGGCCACCTCGACCCGCTAACTGGTCGGGCCGTTACAGGTCTGGAAGCCCCGCCATCCCCGGATGGCGGGGCTTTCTTGTTTTGTGATGCCGGGTTAGGAACAAGCCATGGAACAGACTGCCGATCTTGAGATTTTCGTGGTGACGACGCCCGGCCTGGAACCCGCCTTGTGCGCGGAGATGCAGGAGAAGGGCTTCGCCAAGCCGGTCATGGCCAAGGGCGGTGTCACGACGCATGGCCCCTGGTCAGAGGTCTGGCGCGCCAATCTGGAACTGCGCGGCGGTGCCCGCGTCCTCGCCCGCATCGGGTCCTTCCGCGCCATGCATCTGGCACAGTTGGACAAGCGTGCGCGCAAGTTCCCCTGGGGCGACGTGCTGCGCGCCGATGTGCCGGTGCGGGTGGAGGCCAGTTGCAACAAGTCGCGAATCTATCATGCCGGTGCCGCCGCCCAGCGCATCGCCAAGGCCATTGCGGAGGAGTTGGGCGCCCCCATCACCAAGGATGCCGAACTGGTGGTGAAGGCGCGCATCGATGATGATCTCTGCACCTTTTCCATCGATACCTCGGGCGAGGCGCTGCACAAGCGCGGCTATAAGGAGGCCGTGAACAAGGCGCCGATGCGGGAGAATCTGGCCGCCATGTTCCTGCGCCAGTGCGGATACACCGGCACGGAACCGGTGGTCGACCCCATGTGCGGTTCCGGCACCTTCGTGATTGAGGCGGCAGAGATCGCCGCCGGCCTGCATCCCGGCCGCGCCCGGCCCTTTGCTTTTGAACAGCTGGCCAGCTTCGATGCCGCAACCTGGGCCACCCTGCGCGGCACGCCCACCGCCGCCGACACGCACCTGCGCTTTTATGGCAGCGACCGCGACGCCGGGGCCGTGAAGATGAGCACGGCCAATGCGGAGCGGGCGGGCGTGGGCGCCATCACGACGTTCCGCGCCCATGCCATCAGCGACCTGGAACCGCCCGAAGGCCCCCCCGGCCTCGTCATCGTCAACCCGCCCTATGGCGGCCGCATCGGCGATACCCGACAGCTCTACGGCCTCTACGGCGCCTTCGGCAAAACCATGCTGAACCGCTTCAAGGGCTGGCGCGTCGGCGTGATCACCAACGAGGCGGCGCTGGCCAAGGTCACGGAACTTCCCTTCCTGCCCACCCTGCCGCCTGTGTCGCATGGCGGGTTGCCAGTGACGCTCTATCGGACGGGGGTGTTGGGGGGAGTTTGACGCAGGAGCGGGCTGGCGGTACCGGTTTGATTGCCTGTGGCTGCTCGTGTCAGGCTGCCCCCTGACCGCAACCAAGATGGGCAGACGATCCCAAGGCTGTGCTATGATAGCCCCGTTTCAAAAGAGGGAAACGTTTGCATGAGCGAAAATCTCTATGAGACGGATTTCTACGCTTGGGCCAACCAGCAAGCGGCATTGCTGCGGGCCGGCAAGCTGTCAGCGGCGGATATTGAGCATATTGCTGAGGAAATTGAGAGCATGGGCAGGACGGAGAAGCGGGAACTGGTCAGCCGTTTGACCGTGCTTCTCCTGCATTTGCTGAAATGGCAGTTCCAGCCTGGATTGAGGTGCAATAGCGGGCGGCTGACGGTCAAGGAACAGCGGTACCGACTGTCCGACCATCTGGCCGACAACCCCAGCCTCAATGCCCGCCTCCCGGAGGCCATCTGCAATGCCTACCGCCTTGCCCTGGTAGAGGCAGAGCGGGAAACCGGCCTGCCCGAAACGACCTTCCCGGTTGAGTGCCCCTGGTCCTTTGATCAGCTTTCAAGCCCGTCATTCTGGCCGGATCAGCACTAAGCGGCTTCGGTCCCGCCTGCGCCTGAGTTTCTCGTTGCCGGTTATGGCTTTGTGCCCAGCGCCGTTGGCAGGCCAGACGCCCCAATGCCCGGCCTCGTCAACCCTCCCTATGGCGACCGCATTGGTGACACGCGACAGCTCTACGGCCACTAAGGCGCCTTCGGCAAAACCATGCTGAACCGCTTCAAGGGCTGGCGCGCCGGCGTGCTCACCAACGAGGCGGCGCTGGCCTAGGTGACGGAACTGCCATTCCTGCCGACCCTGCCCCCGTGTCGCATGGCGGGCGGCCGGTGACGCTGTATGGTGCTGAACTATAGTAAAATTCATATAGATTTTAGTAAATCACTTTTTATACCCTGTTGCTGGGGCTTGGATAGTAAGTAATGACCAATCTCCTGGAGCGCGAGGGCTAAATTTGATTGCATTATTGAGTTTCAATCCTGATCCGCCTTCATCGGTTTTAATAATAAGAAAATCAGGTATAAGTTTAACGGCTTCACCAATAAAATTTTTTATTTTTTCATCTGGAATGAAGATGCCAGATTTAAATGACAAAAACTCATCAATAATGTCCACCAGAGTTGCATCTCCATCATTAACTCTATTACTATTTTTAAATATAATGTCCTGAAATGGTTTAGTTACGGGAAATCCGTCGCCGTACTTTGTATTTTCTGAATGATTCCAAATAACATAGTATATCCACTTTTGACCGAAATCTATTGAATAGGAAAACAACCTAGCAAGAGACTCATACTGGGTGTGGGTCTCTTGCAGTTCAGTTTTATGTAGCAGTCTTCTGAAATTTTCCCATGAATTTTGATTATATTTATTCTTTATATTTTCGATATATGTAGACATACATTTTGCACGATCAACTGCCTCTTTCTTGAGTAGATCTATTCTTTCACGATTTTGTTCCTCTATTTCTCCTTTTTCCACTTTATCTGATGCCTTTTCTTTATCTTTAACACGCCCCTTCACGAGATGATTAACGGAGAAGGCTGCCGTTTTGTGGGCTGACTTTGCTTGAAATACAATCAATCTATAGCCGCCCTCTCTTTTTTCGCCACAACTACATTTTTTTAGGTCTGACTTACACCTATTGCAAAATGGTAGGGTTAACGCGAAATCCGTACCCAACCTACTTTCATGACTGCCAGAATGGCCCCAGCCGATTTCAGGTGCAATCACCTCTGATTGTGAGTAAGAAGCTGCAAAAACCCAAGAAAATAACGACGTCGACAAATGCCCCATGAAACTTGCAGTATGCGTTTCTTCGTCTAGATTTGATCTTGTGGAGGTCCAGAATGTCTCGAATATAGCCTGAACAAACGCACACCCCATCAAATCACTACTAGAAATATTGCCTATATTTTCATCTACCTTAAATTCGTATAATTTAGAACCACCCGATAATGATTCGATTTTGTAATTCATACTGCCCTTGAGTAAATTCAATATTGATGTCATTTTAAAGTCCCCGATTCCAAGCTGCGATCGAATTTTATTATTAAATCAACAGGCTTTTGCAAGATTAAATGCCGTTAACCGCCAAACGCAAAAAGCCCCGCTGGTCACCAGCGGGGCTTTTTTGATGATCGCTTGGCGTCCCCAAGGGGATTCGAACCCCTGTTACCGCCGTGAGAGGGCGGTGTCCTAGGCCTCTAGACGATGGGGACTAGAGCCGTGCGAGGCGCGCTTTCTATGCGAAAGGGCCGGGGGTGATCAAGCGGTTTTTTCACCCCCGGTCCATTTTTCTGTCATCAACGTATGGCCCAGCCGATCAGGGCTTTGGCCTCTGCTCCGTCCCAATGCGCGGCGCCGGCCAGACGGCCAACTTCGCGCCCCTCGGCATCGACCAGGATCGACAAGGGCAGGCCTTCCTTCAGGGGGAAGGCCTTCATGCTGGTCATCTTCTGGTCCAGATAGATGGGCAGGGATTTGATGCCCGCCTTCTCAAAAAACGGCCCGACCTCGTTCATGCCACCCCGGTCCACGGAGATGGCGACGACCTGGAACTTGTCACCGCCAAGGTCGGCCTGCAACCGGTCCAGCGCCGGCATTTCGCGGATACAGGGCGCGCACCAGGTGGCCCAGAGATTGATCAGCAGCGCCTTGCCCTTGAAGGACGCCATATCGACCGGGTTGCCATCCTTGTCGGTGATGGTCATGGGCGGCAGGGCAGGGCGGTCGGGGCTGGCCACGAAGGGGCGTGCCTCCCCTTGGAAAACCGGCATGGCGGCGGGGGTTGCCGGGGCTTCGGCGGTGGTTGCGGGGGCCGCCGCCGGTGTGGCCGGCGCGGAACTTTCCTTCTTCTCGCCGCAGCCCCCCGTTACGAGAATTGCTGTACCCACGGCCACGATTGTTGCGATGCGTCGGAAAATCGCCATTCTGCCCTCTATCGAACTTTGTGCGACAGAGTTCGTGCCCGACGGCCCCGCCGTCAACCCCGCAAACCGACGCAGAATGACGATGACCGAGAAAACCGCCCAGAAAGCCGCCGCCGGAACCGACGCCAACGCGCTGTGGGGCGGGCGATTTGGCTCTGGTCCCGCCGCCATCATGCAGCAGATCAACGCCTCCATCGGCTTTGACCAGAAACTGTGGGCGCAGGATATTGCGGGATCGAAGGCGCACGCCACCATGCTGGCAGCCCAGGGCATCATCTCTGTTGGGGACTGCGACGCCATCCTGTCCGGCCTGGATCAGGTTGCGGCAGAGATTGCCGAGGGCCGTTTCACCTTCACGGTGGAGAATGAGGATATCCACATGAATGTGGAATCCCGCCTGAAGGAGATCATCGGGGAGCCGGCGGGTCGTCTGCACACCGCGCGGTCGCGCAATGATCAGGTGGCGACCGATTTCAAGCTGTGGGTGCGCGACGCGTTCGACCGGCTGGACAAGGATTTGCAGGCGCTGCAGGCAGCCCTGATCGACCGCGCGGAACAGTTCCCGGACCTGATCATGCCGGGCTTCACGCATTTGCAGACGGCACAACCCGTTACCTTCGGCCACCATCTGCTAGCCTATGTGGAAATGCTGGGCCGTGACCGGGCGCGCATGCGCGATGCCCGCGCGCGGCTGAATGAATGCCCGCTGGGGTCTGCCGCGCTGGCCGGCACCCCCTATCCCATTGACCGCGACGCCACGGCGGCGGCCCTGGGCTTTGACCGGCCCACGGCCAATTCGCTGGACGCTGTGTCCGACCGCGATTTCGCGCTGGATTACCTGGCCGCCGCCAGCATCTGCGGCACGCATCTGTCGCGTCTGGCCGAAGAGATTGTGATCTGGTGCACCAGCCAGTTCCGCTTCATCCGCCTGACCGATGCCTTTACCACCGGCAGCTCCATCATGCCGCAGAAGCGCAACCCCGACGCCGCCGAACTGGTCCGGGCCAAGGTGGGCCGCGTCATCGGCGCCCTGAACGGGCTGCTGATCGTGATGAAGGGTCTGCCGCTGGCCTATTCCAAGGATATGCAGGAAGACAAGGAACCGGTCTTCATGGCGGATGAGACCCTGGCTTTGTGTCTGGCGGCCACCACCGGCATGATCCGCGACCTGACGCCCGATCCGGCCGCTATGCGCCGCGCGGTGGAGGCCGGGTTCCCCACGGCCACCGACCTTGCCGACTGGCTGGTCCGGTCCCTGGGCGTGCCGTTCCGCGATGCCCACCACATCACGGGCCGCATCGTGAAGCTGGCGGAGGAGGCGGGGACGGGTCTGGCCGAGGTGCCGCTGGACAAGATGCAGGCGGTGCATGCCGGCATCACCGACGCCGTCTATGGCGTGCTGACCTTGGAAGCGTCGGTCAACAGCCGCACCAGCTTTGGCGGCACCGCCCCGTCGCGCGTTCGTGCGGCGGTGGAAGCCGCCAAGGCGCGGTTCCTGTAACCCGCCCCGGAAGGAGCAAGCCCATGCGCAAAGCCATCCTTTTCGTTGCCCTTCTGGCGCTGGCCGGGTGCGGGATGAAACCGCATTTCCCCAAGGCCCCGCCGGGCAGCCCGCCGCCCAAGACCTATCCCGATCCGGCCAGCGATCCGAAGCCGGTCCCCCCTTCTTCTGAGAAGCCGCAACAATGACCTGCTTCCCCGTTCCCGGTTTCCACTACACCGACGGCGCGCTGCATGCCGAGGGTGTGGCCCTGTCTGCCATCGCCGCCGCGGTCGGCACACCCACCTATGTCTATACGACAGAGGGGCTGACCGCCGCGTGGCGCGCCTATGCCGACGCCTTTGCCGGCCAGGATGTCACCATCTGCTACGCGTTGAAGGCCAATTCCAATCTGGCCGTCATCCGCACCCTGGCGCAGCTGGGGGCCGGCGGTGACGTTGTGTCGGTGGGGGAGATGCGCCGCGCGCTGGCCGCCGGCATTCCCGCCGATAAGATCGTGTTCTCCGGCGTGGGCAAGACGCGGGATGAACTGGTCGCGGCGTTGAAGGCCGGTATCCACCAGATCAATGTGGAAAGCCTGCCCGAGTTGGAGGTTCTGTCGGCGGTTGCCGTGGAACTGGGCGTCGATGCCCCCATCGCCATCCGCATCAATCCCGACGTTGATGCCGAAACCCATGGCAAGATCGCTACGGGCCGCAAGGAGGACAAGTTCGGCATCGATTTCGCCCATGCGGGAGAGGCCTATGCCCGCGCCATGGCGCTGCCCGGTATCAATCCGGTCGGCATTGCGGTCCATATCGGGTCCCAGCTTTTGAAGACCACGCCGTTCCGCAAGGCGTTCGGTAAGCTGGCCGAACTGGTGCGTGATCTGAAGGCCCACGGCGTGCCGTTGAGCCGTATTGACCTGGGCGGCGGTCTGGGTGTGCCGTATAAGCCGGAAGATCAGGCCCCCGATTACCCCGCCTATGCCAAGGCCATTGCCGAGACGGTGGGCGGCCTGGGTTGCCATGTCACGCTGGAACCGGGCCGGTCGCTGGTGGCCGCTGCCGGCCTGCTGCTGACCCGGACCATCTTTGTGAAGGAAGGGTTGCACCGCCGCTTCCTGATCGTCGATGCCGCCATGAATGATCTGGTGCGCCCGGCCATGTATGAGGCCTGGCACACGGTCATCCCTGTGGCACAGCCGGCGGCGGATGCCGTGTTGGCGGATGCCGACATTGTCGGCCCGGTTTGCGAAACGGGGGACACGTTTGCCCGCCTGCGCCCCATGCCGCCCGTGGCGCCGGGCGATCTGCTGGCCTTTTTGACCGCGGGTGCCTATGGCGCCGCCATGTCTTCGACATATAATTCCCGTCCATTGGTGGCCGAGGTTCTGGTGTCGGGCGCGAAATTCGAGGTGGTCCGCCGCCGCCCCAGCTTCGAGGACAGCCTGACGCTGGAGCAGATGCCCGATTGGCTCTCCCCTTAAGCGGTGAAAGCGGGGTAGGCTGTCGGCCAGACATGTAAGGTGTGAACGACAGATGCCTCCCCGCCCGACCCCGCCCCGTGATCCCGGCCAGCGCGCCGCCGGCCAGAGTCCCGCCCGGACGTTGGCCGCGCGGCTGCGGTCGCTGCTGGGCCGGTATCGGGTGGGATCGGTGCCGGTCCTGGCCAGGGCGCCCCTGCCGGGCGATAGTGGCAGCCGGCCCCTGAAACTGGCCCGCGCCATCCTGTGGTGGGAGGCGCTTTGGCCCCCATTCTGGCGACCCTTGTCGATGCTGGGCCTGTTCCTGGCCGTGGCCTGGATGGGCCTGTTTGTGCATCTGTCGCCCTGGCTGCATGTGCCGCTGCTGCTGCTCATGCTGGGCGGGGTCGGTTACCTGATACGGGAAGGGCTGCGGTCGCTGCACCTGCCGACGGAGGCGGACGCCCGTCGCCGCCTGGAACGTGACAGCCGGCTGGCACACCGACCGCTGTCGCAATTGCAGGATGGCATTGCCGGCGGGGCCGGCGATCCGCTGGCCCACGCGCTGTGGCGGCTGGCGCAGGAACGGGCGAAGGGGCAGTCGCGGGATTTGCGCGTCGGCCTGCCCGACAGCAATCTGACGAGCCGGGACCCCTGGGCTCTGCGCGTCGCTGTTGCTTTGCTGATGGTGGTGGGGGCGACGGTCGGCTGGGGCGACCTGGGCGGGCGCACGTTGAGTGCTTTTGTGCCGGCCGTGGGGCTGGGGGGGGTGTTCACGCCCACCCGTCTGGATGCCTGGGCCACGCCGCCGGATTATACCGGGCAACCGCCGGTGTTTCTGACGGGCCTGAAACCCGCCAATGCGGCCGATGGCGGGACGGAAGAGGGGGAGGAGAAGCCCCTGTTCCTGCCGGCGGGGACCAAGCTGGTGGTGCGGCTTGACGGCGGGCTGGGCACGCCGACCTTACGCGCCAACAACCAGGATGTGGATTTCCAGCCTGTGGCCGGTGGTGGTCATCAGGTGGAACTGGCCCTGACGGAGGGGGAAGGCGTCTCTGTGCGGCAGTTCGGGCGGGAGGTGGCCTCCTGGCCCATCCGTCTGATCCCCGATCAGCCGCCGGGCATCGCGTTTCGCACCCCGCCGGCGGCCACGGAACGCAATGCGCTGCGCATCGATTATACCGGGGCCGATGATTACGGCATCCATGCCGTCACGGCGACGGTGACGCTGGCGACCGACCTGCCGATGGGCATCGACAAGACGCCCTTTGATCTGCCCCTGCCTGTCCCGGCCAAGAACAAGCGGGAGATTACGGGCACTGGCTATCACGATCTGTCGGGCCATCCCTGGGCCGGGATGCCTGTGACCGTCCGCCTGCGCGCCACCGATGGCGCCGGGCAGGTGTCGCAGAGTGCCGAACAGGCCATCACCCTGCCGGAGCGGCATTTCAACCACCCCGTGGCCCGCGCCATCATCGAACAGCGCAAGACCCTGATCCTGATGGGTGACACGGTGCGCCCGCTGGTGGGCCGTGCCCTGCATGACCTGTCGGTCAATCTTGACGGCTATGGCGGCGATCCGCTGGCCTTCCTGGCGCTGCGCAGTGCGGTGGGCCGCCTGATGCGCAATGCCGGGCCGGATACGGTGCCCAGTGCTATCGCCATGCTGTGGGATGTGGCCCTGCGTATCGAGGATGGGAACCTGTCGCTGGCGGAGCGCGAGTTGCGCGATGCGCAGAAAGCACTAATGGACGCGCTGGACCGCAACGCCCCGGCGGAAGAGATCGACCAGGCCATGCAGCGGCTGGAGCAGGCCATGCGCGATTTCATGGATGCGCTGGAACAGCAGGAAGCCAAGAATCCTCAGGCCCAGAATCAGCCCCAGAATCAGGGCGAACCCGACCCCAATGCCCAGTCCATGAGCCGGGACGAGGTGGAGGAGATGGTGCGCCAGATGCGCGATCTGGCCGCGTCTGGCAACCACGAGGCAGCGCGCGAGATGCTGTCGCAGCTTCAGCAGATGATGGAAAATCTTCAAAACGGGCAGCCGCAGCAGCAACAGGACGCAGAGGCGAACCAGCAGGGTCAGGCACTCGCCGAACTGAACCAGAAGCTGCGAGATGTGCAGAAGCAGCAACAGCAGCTTATGGATGACACCTTCACCCGTCAGCAGGAACAATTTGACGGGGCCGGGGAGCTGCCCCCCAACCAGATGCCGGGCCTGTCCATGCCCAACCGCCAGGGGCGCCGCCCCGGTGACCAGGGCGCGCAGCCGGGTAAGGCGGATGCCCATGCCGGCGCCATGGCCGGGCGTCAGGAAGAGTTGCGCGGCGAGTTGGGCGATATCATGCGCCGGCTGGGTGAGATGGGCGGCGACATCCCCCGTCCCCTGGGTCGGGCCGAACGCGCCATGAAAGAGGCCACCGACGCCCTGCGCAGCGGTGCACCAGATCAGGCCGTGGCCTCTCAGGGGGAGGCGCTGGAACAGCTGCAGCAGACGCTGAAATCCATGCAGGAACAGATGGCCAAGGCCAGCCCCGGACAGGCCGGCGGCCAGCGTAACCGCACCGGGC
Proteins encoded in this region:
- a CDS encoding acyl-CoA desaturase, translated to MTVPTDTGRNPARPAADTMADDKIQYSTMIPFILVHIACFGAIWTGVAWEHVVLALVLYGARMFGITGGYHRYFSHRSYKTGRVVQFLLAFLAQSSAQRGALWWAATHRHHHKYSDTEHDVHSPRHKGFFYSHMGWIFTEKHNGADYKTIGDLTKFPELVWLDKYYYLPPVLLGFATWALFGWGGLVVGFLWSTVALYHATFCINSLAHVLGRPRYLTGDDSRNNWALAIATMGEGWHNNHHHYQSAARQGFRWWEIDTSYYIIKAMQAVGLVWDVHEPPASVVRNEQRLGTKVIEAAAAQLAASFQVEKLTQQVREALAHTPTLAEIEERVRQARDQAKVRVEALVANIHLPHLPTTDELRQRASNMFVRTPSMDDIVERARQILVANICTRLAAVPA
- a CDS encoding THUMP domain-containing class I SAM-dependent RNA methyltransferase codes for the protein MEQTADLEIFVVTTPGLEPALCAEMQEKGFAKPVMAKGGVTTHGPWSEVWRANLELRGGARVLARIGSFRAMHLAQLDKRARKFPWGDVLRADVPVRVEASCNKSRIYHAGAAAQRIAKAIAEELGAPITKDAELVVKARIDDDLCTFSIDTSGEALHKRGYKEAVNKAPMRENLAAMFLRQCGYTGTEPVVDPMCGSGTFVIEAAEIAAGLHPGRARPFAFEQLASFDAATWATLRGTPTAADTHLRFYGSDRDAGAVKMSTANAERAGVGAITTFRAHAISDLEPPEGPPGLVIVNPPYGGRIGDTRQLYGLYGAFGKTMLNRFKGWRVGVITNEAALAKVTELPFLPTLPPVSHGGLPVTLYRTGVLGGV
- a CDS encoding DUF29 domain-containing protein codes for the protein MSENLYETDFYAWANQQAALLRAGKLSAADIEHIAEEIESMGRTEKRELVSRLTVLLLHLLKWQFQPGLRCNSGRLTVKEQRYRLSDHLADNPSLNARLPEAICNAYRLALVEAERETGLPETTFPVECPWSFDQLSSPSFWPDQH
- a CDS encoding TlpA family protein disulfide reductase, coding for MAIFRRIATIVAVGTAILVTGGCGEKKESSAPATPAAAPATTAEAPATPAAMPVFQGEARPFVASPDRPALPPMTITDKDGNPVDMASFKGKALLINLWATWCAPCIREMPALDRLQADLGGDKFQVVAISVDRGGMNEVGPFFEKAGIKSLPIYLDQKMTSMKAFPLKEGLPLSILVDAEGREVGRLAGAAHWDGAEAKALIGWAIR
- the argH gene encoding argininosuccinate lyase; amino-acid sequence: MTEKTAQKAAAGTDANALWGGRFGSGPAAIMQQINASIGFDQKLWAQDIAGSKAHATMLAAQGIISVGDCDAILSGLDQVAAEIAEGRFTFTVENEDIHMNVESRLKEIIGEPAGRLHTARSRNDQVATDFKLWVRDAFDRLDKDLQALQAALIDRAEQFPDLIMPGFTHLQTAQPVTFGHHLLAYVEMLGRDRARMRDARARLNECPLGSAALAGTPYPIDRDATAAALGFDRPTANSLDAVSDRDFALDYLAAASICGTHLSRLAEEIVIWCTSQFRFIRLTDAFTTGSSIMPQKRNPDAAELVRAKVGRVIGALNGLLIVMKGLPLAYSKDMQEDKEPVFMADETLALCLAATTGMIRDLTPDPAAMRRAVEAGFPTATDLADWLVRSLGVPFRDAHHITGRIVKLAEEAGTGLAEVPLDKMQAVHAGITDAVYGVLTLEASVNSRTSFGGTAPSRVRAAVEAAKARFL
- the lysA gene encoding diaminopimelate decarboxylase, producing MTCFPVPGFHYTDGALHAEGVALSAIAAAVGTPTYVYTTEGLTAAWRAYADAFAGQDVTICYALKANSNLAVIRTLAQLGAGGDVVSVGEMRRALAAGIPADKIVFSGVGKTRDELVAALKAGIHQINVESLPELEVLSAVAVELGVDAPIAIRINPDVDAETHGKIATGRKEDKFGIDFAHAGEAYARAMALPGINPVGIAVHIGSQLLKTTPFRKAFGKLAELVRDLKAHGVPLSRIDLGGGLGVPYKPEDQAPDYPAYAKAIAETVGGLGCHVTLEPGRSLVAAAGLLLTRTIFVKEGLHRRFLIVDAAMNDLVRPAMYEAWHTVIPVAQPAADAVLADADIVGPVCETGDTFARLRPMPPVAPGDLLAFLTAGAYGAAMSSTYNSRPLVAEVLVSGAKFEVVRRRPSFEDSLTLEQMPDWLSP
- a CDS encoding TIGR02302 family protein; protein product: MPPRPTPPRDPGQRAAGQSPARTLAARLRSLLGRYRVGSVPVLARAPLPGDSGSRPLKLARAILWWEALWPPFWRPLSMLGLFLAVAWMGLFVHLSPWLHVPLLLLMLGGVGYLIREGLRSLHLPTEADARRRLERDSRLAHRPLSQLQDGIAGGAGDPLAHALWRLAQERAKGQSRDLRVGLPDSNLTSRDPWALRVAVALLMVVGATVGWGDLGGRTLSAFVPAVGLGGVFTPTRLDAWATPPDYTGQPPVFLTGLKPANAADGGTEEGEEKPLFLPAGTKLVVRLDGGLGTPTLRANNQDVDFQPVAGGGHQVELALTEGEGVSVRQFGREVASWPIRLIPDQPPGIAFRTPPAATERNALRIDYTGADDYGIHAVTATVTLATDLPMGIDKTPFDLPLPVPAKNKREITGTGYHDLSGHPWAGMPVTVRLRATDGAGQVSQSAEQAITLPERHFNHPVARAIIEQRKTLILMGDTVRPLVGRALHDLSVNLDGYGGDPLAFLALRSAVGRLMRNAGPDTVPSAIAMLWDVALRIEDGNLSLAERELRDAQKALMDALDRNAPAEEIDQAMQRLEQAMRDFMDALEQQEAKNPQAQNQPQNQGEPDPNAQSMSRDEVEEMVRQMRDLAASGNHEAAREMLSQLQQMMENLQNGQPQQQQDAEANQQGQALAELNQKLRDVQKQQQQLMDDTFTRQQEQFDGAGELPPNQMPGLSMPNRQGRRPGDQGAQPGKADAHAGAMAGRQEELRGELGDIMRRLGEMGGDIPRPLGRAERAMKEATDALRSGAPDQAVASQGEALEQLQQTLKSMQEQMAKASPGQAGGQRNRTGRQQGRDPLGRPLPGSGTLDGEEVKIPAEADMQRARQILEELRRRAGEQNRPKAERDYIDRLLDRFKRY